GTTCGCTCGATTTGTTACGCTTACGTGCCCTGATAACTCGCGACCAGGATAACTCAGCAGGTGGCCCCTCACGCGGGATTTTGGTGTGCAATTTCCGTTCTCTGTTGCCAGGAATTCCTAGTGCCATCATGTGTGCAAACGGGAAACACCGTGCCTGTAGTTTGTTCTGCTTTAGGTTATAAGTGAAAACCCACCCCTACGGTGGTGGTCAGCGAAAAGGTACACCGGGTTCCGGCTTTAGGAGAAAATCCTCAAATCGCTAACAAAGCAAGTGACGGCGTTAAAAATCCGGCTTCAAGATGATGCAAAAGGTAATTAGATGATGGAGTTTTTCACAATCCTCCTCGTATACCCGGGGCGATTGTAGCTAATTAAGTAAAGCCAACCCGAGATACTAGCTCGCGCGATAACGCTACGCAATCGATCAGAAATGCAAATGTGCCTTCGAGGTCGCGGTGGAGTAGCCTACTTTACTTTGTCTCAACTGGACTCGCTTCCttgctttctgtttttctttttcctcccaCCGTAGCATACATTCGAGGACAAATGGCCGTACATGAGACCGGTGGTGTTGAGCTTGCTGAGACAGGAGCGCGTCACGCCGGCCCAGTGGCAGGAGCTGTTCTTCTCTGTGCATCAGGTGTGCCTGTGGGATGACAAAGGACCGGCCAAGATACACGAAAGCCTGCAGCAGGATATCGTGGCCTATATTAAGCAGGCCCAATGCCGTGTGCTGGCCCAGCGGGAAGAGCAAGCCCTCCTGCAAGCATACATCGTCGAATGGCGAAAGTTCTTTACCCAGAGCAATTACCTACcgctaccgtttgcaaaactggaaaattgtctgcaaaacaaaagcatctCGGccatctcttcctcctcgtcgtcatctagcggtgctggtggatcatcatcatcggcaacatCGTCATctgccggttccggttcagCTGGTACGAGCCACAATAATGCGAGTGGCGCGTGTGGTGCGAGTGGCAGTGGTACCGGTGGCAACGCCAGTGCCAACGCAGCTGCCGGtagtagtggcagcagcagtagtagcagttcTTCAAAAAAACCGACCCACGCAGAAGACAGCATCGTGCGGAAACTAATGCTCGATCTGTGGAATCAGAGCATCTTCATGAACAACAAGCACCGGTTACAGGAGTCGGCCATGAAGCTCGTGCACGCCGAGAGGAACGGTGAAGCGTTCGATTCCCAGCTTGTGATCGGTGTACGCGAAAGCTACGTCAATCTGTGTTCCAATCCTGATGATAAGCTCGAGATTTATCGGGAAAACTTTGAAGCGGCTTACTTGCAGACGACGTCCGCCTTCTATCGGTTAAAGGCTAGCGAGCAGCTGCAGGCCAACGGTGTCAAGAGCTTCATGGAGTATGCCGATGCGAAGCTGCGCGAGGAGGAGGCACGGGGCGAGCGGTATCTTGAACCGGGCAGCATCACCGCGCTTGGTCAGTGCTGCGTGACGGTGCTGATCGGTGACCATCTACCAACGCTACTGGCCGAATGTGCACCGCTAATCGAGGCACGGGAAACGACTCGCCTACAGCTAATGTTTCGCTTGCTCGATCGTGTCGCCGGTGGAGTTGATCCGATGTTACGCGACCTCGAGAATCACATCGTACAGGCCGGGCTAGAGGATATGAAGGCCGCAGCTGAAATCATTACGCAGGACTCGGAGAAGTACGTGGAACGATTGCTGAAACTCTTCCGCCGGTTTAGCGATCTAGTGAAGGAAGCGTTCAATGATGATCCCCGGTTCTTGACTGCGCGCGATAAAGCGTTCAAGACGGTGGTAAACGACATTACCATGTTTAAGCTGGAGCTGCCGACCTCAAACATGGCGATGGCACGCGGTATCAAGGCATCAACGCCCGAATCCAAGTGCCCGGAGCTGCTGGCCAACTACTGtgatatgctgctgcggcggacACCGTTCAGTAAGCGGCTTACCACGGAGGAAATCGAATCTCGCCTCAAGGATGTACTGCTGGTGCTCAAGTATGTAAGCAATAAGGATGTATTTATGCGCTACCACAAGGCTCATCTAACGCGAAGGTACGTATGGAATTTCGGTGTCTTTTGCGCGGGT
The sequence above is a segment of the Anopheles darlingi chromosome 2, idAnoDarlMG_H_01, whole genome shotgun sequence genome. Coding sequences within it:
- the LOC125948770 gene encoding cullin-5, with product MMQKHTFEDKWPYMRPVVLSLLRQERVTPAQWQELFFSVHQVCLWDDKGPAKIHESLQQDIVAYIKQAQCRVLAQREEQALLQAYIVEWRKFFTQSNYLPLPFAKLENCLQNKSISAISSSSSSSSGAGGSSSSATSSSAGSGSAGTSHNNASGACGASGSGTGGNASANAAAGSSGSSSSSSSSKKPTHAEDSIVRKLMLDLWNQSIFMNNKHRLQESAMKLVHAERNGEAFDSQLVIGVRESYVNLCSNPDDKLEIYRENFEAAYLQTTSAFYRLKASEQLQANGVKSFMEYADAKLREEEARGERYLEPGSITALGQCCVTVLIGDHLPTLLAECAPLIEARETTRLQLMFRLLDRVAGGVDPMLRDLENHIVQAGLEDMKAAAEIITQDSEKYVERLLKLFRRFSDLVKEAFNDDPRFLTARDKAFKTVVNDITMFKLELPTSNMAMARGIKASTPESKCPELLANYCDMLLRRTPFSKRLTTEEIESRLKDVLLVLKYVSNKDVFMRYHKAHLTRRLILDSSADSEKEEDMVEWLREVGMPADYVNKLARMFQDIKVSDDLNTQFRLQTTRHDAINIKILNAGAWARGSERVSVSLPLELEDYIPEVEEFYKKKHSGRKLQWYHHMSNGTITFANNTGRFDLDVTTFQMAVLFAWNQRPNERVSYENLRLATELPDPELRRTLWSLVAFPKLKRQLLVYEPIVSSAKDFAENTLFWVNQEFAIIKNGKPQRRGKVNLVGRLQLSTERSQQEDNQSIVQLRILRTQEAIIKIMKMRKRLSNAALQAELVDILKNMFLPSKKMIKEQLEWLIEHKYMRRDDDDINTFIYMA